From a single Asticcacaulis sp. MM231 genomic region:
- a CDS encoding Na+/H+ antiporter, which translates to MESITLSLFLLLAVVVSGWLSRLSPVSVPVPLVQIALGAVIALTTGAAVDLKPDVFFLLFLPPLLFYDGWKIPKEGLFRDKGTILQLALGLVVFTVLGVGLLIHWLIPEMPLGVAFALAAIISPTDPIAVSAIATRVPIPKRLMHILEGEALLNDASGLVCMRFAVAAVLTGSFSLVDAVGTFAWLAVGGIAIGIGVTWVITRAKNFIARRIGEDTGSQVLISLLIPFGAYLLAEHFHCSGILAAVAAGLTMSYAEQSGQALPETRVRRNAVWDTIQFTANGVIFVLLGEQLPSIAARAAQVVHLTGHDDPLWLIAYVVTINVALIVLRFAWVWVALRFTLFRAARKGEPVQKPSLRLIAATSLAGVRGAITLAGVLTIPFVLSDGTAFPARTLVIFLAAAVIVVSLLLASVGLPFLLKDLKLPPEPKAQAEEDEARLEAAKAAIIAIEQFHKALGLGPRETDLYADAGARVLDFYRRRVENQALHGENTAHLRKIEEIERKLRLTGIRAERDTFYHLSRSRALSDETMRKLVREADLVEARLTGV; encoded by the coding sequence TTGGAAAGCATCACCCTATCGCTGTTTCTTTTGCTGGCCGTCGTGGTCAGCGGATGGCTGTCGCGCCTGTCACCCGTTTCGGTGCCGGTGCCGCTGGTCCAGATCGCGCTGGGCGCCGTCATCGCGCTGACCACAGGCGCGGCGGTCGATCTCAAGCCCGATGTCTTCTTCCTGCTCTTTTTACCGCCGCTGCTTTTTTATGACGGCTGGAAAATTCCCAAGGAAGGCCTGTTCCGCGACAAGGGCACCATCCTGCAACTGGCGCTGGGGCTCGTCGTCTTCACCGTGCTGGGCGTCGGTCTGCTGATCCACTGGCTTATTCCGGAGATGCCTTTGGGCGTGGCCTTCGCGCTGGCCGCCATTATTTCCCCCACCGACCCGATCGCCGTTTCGGCCATCGCCACCCGCGTGCCGATCCCTAAGCGCCTGATGCACATTCTCGAAGGCGAGGCCCTGCTCAACGATGCGTCCGGTCTGGTGTGCATGCGTTTTGCCGTCGCCGCCGTGTTGACCGGCAGCTTTTCGCTGGTCGATGCCGTGGGCACCTTCGCCTGGCTGGCCGTGGGCGGCATCGCCATCGGTATCGGCGTGACCTGGGTGATCACGCGTGCGAAAAACTTCATCGCCCGTCGCATCGGCGAAGATACCGGCTCTCAGGTGCTGATCAGCTTGCTCATTCCTTTTGGCGCCTATCTTCTGGCCGAACATTTTCACTGTTCCGGCATTCTGGCCGCCGTGGCCGCCGGTCTGACCATGAGCTATGCCGAGCAGAGCGGCCAGGCCCTGCCTGAAACGCGCGTGCGCCGCAACGCCGTGTGGGATACGATCCAGTTCACCGCCAACGGTGTTATCTTCGTGCTGCTGGGCGAACAATTGCCCAGCATCGCCGCGCGCGCAGCCCAGGTGGTGCATCTCACCGGCCATGACGATCCCCTGTGGCTGATAGCCTATGTGGTGACCATCAATGTGGCGCTGATCGTCTTGCGCTTTGCCTGGGTGTGGGTCGCCCTGCGCTTCACCTTGTTCCGCGCCGCCCGCAAGGGGGAGCCGGTGCAGAAGCCGAGCCTGCGGCTGATCGCGGCCACGTCGCTGGCCGGTGTGCGCGGCGCCATTACGCTGGCGGGTGTTCTGACCATTCCGTTCGTGCTGTCGGATGGCACCGCCTTTCCGGCGCGCACTCTTGTCATCTTTTTGGCGGCGGCCGTTATTGTCGTGTCGCTTTTGCTCGCCAGCGTGGGGCTGCCCTTCCTGCTCAAAGACCTGAAGCTGCCGCCCGAACCCAAGGCGCAGGCCGAGGAGGACGAGGCGCGGCTGGAGGCGGCCAAGGCGGCGATCATAGCCATCGAACAGTTTCACAAGGCCCTGGGCTTGGGGCCGCGCGAAACCGATCTCTATGCCGATGCCGGTGCACGGGTGCTGGATTTCTATCGCCGGCGCGTCGAAAACCAGGCCCTGCACGGCGAGAACACGGCCCACCTGCGCAAGATCGAGGAGATCGAACGCAAGCTGCGCCTGACCGGCATCCGGGCGGAGCGCGACACCTTCTACCATCTCAGCCGGTCACGCGCGCTCTCCGATGAGACCATGCGCAAGCTGGTGCGCGAGGCCGATCTGGTGGAGGCGCGCCTGACCGGCGTTTAG
- a CDS encoding GNAT family N-acetyltransferase: protein MTIHRLTAPLAPALIDRLHALNEAHATELSSMTRPDFEALIASAFFAAAVDDGDGLLIVCDQTTAYDSPNFLWFKARYPAFAYVDRVAVRPLRRGEGLARRLYEAVFAVAREAGHSQVVCEVNFDPPNPASDAFHASLGFEEVGRAHLADRGKGVRYLRLSL from the coding sequence ATGACGATCCATCGCCTGACCGCGCCCTTAGCGCCTGCCCTGATCGACCGCCTGCATGCGCTCAACGAAGCCCACGCCACGGAACTGTCCTCTATGACACGCCCCGACTTCGAGGCCCTGATCGCCAGCGCCTTCTTCGCAGCGGCGGTGGATGATGGCGACGGCCTGCTGATTGTCTGCGACCAGACCACGGCCTATGACAGCCCTAACTTCCTGTGGTTCAAAGCCCGCTATCCGGCCTTCGCCTATGTCGACCGCGTGGCCGTAAGACCCTTGCGACGCGGGGAAGGTCTGGCGCGCCGGCTCTATGAGGCGGTGTTCGCGGTAGCGCGCGAGGCCGGCCATAGCCAGGTGGTGTGCGAGGTCAATTTCGATCCGCCCAATCCGGCGTCCGATGCCTTTCACGCCAGTCTGGGCTTTGAAGAGGTCGGCCGCGCGCATCTGGCCGATCGCGGCAAGGGCGTGCGCTATTTGAGGCTAAGCCTCTAG
- a CDS encoding PAS domain S-box protein: MPLSKLSPSEQADFFRLVLDSTVEGVYTVDCEGRTTSCNAACLTLLGFDATDDVLGLKLHEVILVTGPDGTPYAAEDCPIVETARTGVGRHIPHGIFHRRDGSAFPVEYRAQPIRKDGVLMGAICTFVDISDRVAADEKLSIVQKMANSASERINLALDSGVVLGTWVWDIPHDLVYGDERFARSFSVPEALALKGLPFETTVRAIHPEDIDGLRKAVTEALEGAPSFRAEYRLRDGDVWRWVEASGTVTRNAAGAPVRFPGVLIDIDERKRFEDAFQQTHDQLRMAQKVGGIGVFAMPADAGELTVSEEFCTIFGLAVAPKLSVEQVAKLVVAEDRQARSTDEDRAAGTTPSETEYRIQRPDTGEVRWIYRRAEFIRDDDGKPLHMVGMVQDITERKTAALRLRESQAYLNLMLESVQDYAIISLDEAGRIVLWNAGAQKIFGYKPKDVLEQHIEVIFTPEDCAHGAPRTELALAATNTRASDERWHMRQNGERFYASGTMAAMYDDEGRVKGFIKICRDMTAQQQAQEALLEARNAAEAANIAKTEFLANMSHEIRTPMNAIIGLSTILSKSQPLTSRQTDYIRTLSNSADSLLALINDLLDIAKIEARTVELENIPFSLTRLMQEVTSMMAVSVREKGLTFISDGECVEERVFVGDPTRMRQIIVNLCSNAIKFTELGEVRVAITCLPAEAPDHEIICLTVSDSGIGIAPDKIDSIFHKFVQADTSINRKYGGTGLGLAITRTLVEIMGGSIKVSSAPGEGSIFEVLLPLQVATSDQVARSEYSLAAVQEGRVEKHLRPPVLLVEDYEPNILVATTFLEDFGYNVDIANNGLEAFDAVQRTRYVAVLMDVQMHGMNGLDATKLIREWEAAEDTPRVRIIGMTAHALAGDRERCLSVGMDDYVAKPFRPEELRRKIENAAGNLEA, translated from the coding sequence ATGCCATTAAGTAAACTTTCGCCCAGTGAACAGGCGGATTTCTTCCGTCTCGTTCTCGATTCGACCGTCGAGGGCGTGTATACGGTTGACTGTGAAGGCCGCACGACCTCGTGCAACGCCGCCTGTCTCACCCTGCTCGGATTTGATGCCACCGACGACGTCCTGGGTCTTAAGCTGCATGAGGTCATCCTTGTCACCGGCCCTGACGGCACGCCCTATGCGGCCGAAGACTGCCCCATTGTCGAGACGGCGCGTACAGGTGTTGGTCGCCATATCCCGCATGGTATTTTCCACCGTCGTGATGGCAGCGCCTTTCCGGTCGAATACCGCGCCCAGCCGATCCGCAAGGACGGCGTGCTCATGGGCGCCATCTGCACCTTCGTTGACATTTCTGATCGCGTCGCCGCCGATGAGAAGCTAAGCATCGTTCAGAAGATGGCCAATTCCGCCTCCGAGCGCATCAATCTGGCGCTCGATTCCGGCGTGGTGCTCGGCACCTGGGTGTGGGATATTCCCCACGATCTTGTCTATGGCGATGAGCGTTTCGCGCGCAGCTTTTCGGTCCCTGAAGCCCTGGCCCTGAAGGGTTTGCCGTTTGAAACCACGGTGCGGGCGATTCATCCGGAAGACATAGACGGTTTGCGCAAAGCCGTGACTGAGGCGCTTGAAGGCGCGCCGTCCTTTCGCGCCGAATACCGTCTGCGTGATGGCGACGTCTGGCGCTGGGTCGAGGCCAGCGGCACGGTTACGCGCAACGCCGCTGGCGCGCCTGTGCGCTTTCCCGGTGTTCTGATCGATATCGATGAGCGCAAACGCTTTGAAGACGCCTTTCAGCAAACCCACGATCAATTGCGCATGGCGCAGAAGGTCGGCGGCATCGGGGTTTTCGCCATGCCGGCGGATGCCGGCGAACTGACCGTTTCGGAAGAGTTTTGCACCATTTTTGGCCTGGCTGTTGCACCTAAGCTCTCAGTGGAGCAGGTCGCGAAACTGGTTGTGGCTGAGGATCGTCAGGCACGGTCGACCGACGAAGACCGCGCCGCCGGCACCACACCGTCCGAAACCGAATATCGCATCCAGCGGCCGGACACCGGTGAGGTGCGCTGGATCTACCGCCGCGCTGAATTTATTCGTGACGATGACGGCAAGCCGCTGCACATGGTCGGCATGGTGCAGGATATCACCGAGCGCAAAACCGCGGCCCTGCGTCTGCGCGAGAGCCAGGCCTATCTCAACCTGATGCTGGAAAGCGTGCAGGATTACGCCATCATTTCGCTCGATGAGGCCGGTCGCATCGTGCTGTGGAATGCGGGCGCCCAGAAAATTTTCGGCTACAAGCCCAAAGACGTGCTCGAACAGCATATCGAGGTCATCTTCACGCCCGAAGACTGTGCGCATGGCGCGCCGCGCACCGAACTGGCCCTGGCGGCGACCAATACCCGCGCTTCGGATGAGCGCTGGCACATGCGCCAAAATGGGGAGCGCTTTTACGCCAGCGGCACCATGGCGGCGATGTATGACGACGAGGGGCGCGTCAAGGGCTTCATCAAGATATGCCGTGACATGACGGCCCAGCAGCAGGCGCAGGAAGCCCTGCTTGAAGCGCGCAATGCCGCCGAGGCCGCCAATATCGCCAAGACCGAATTCCTGGCCAATATGAGCCATGAAATCCGCACGCCGATGAACGCCATCATCGGCCTCAGCACCATCCTGTCGAAAAGCCAGCCGCTGACATCGCGCCAGACGGACTATATCCGCACCCTCTCCAACAGCGCCGACAGTCTGCTGGCCCTGATCAACGACCTGCTCGATATCGCCAAGATCGAAGCGCGTACGGTCGAGCTGGAAAATATTCCGTTCAGCCTGACGCGCCTGATGCAGGAGGTCACCAGCATGATGGCGGTGTCGGTACGTGAGAAGGGCCTGACCTTTATCAGTGATGGCGAATGTGTTGAAGAGCGGGTGTTTGTCGGTGATCCGACGCGGATGCGCCAGATCATCGTCAATCTGTGCAGCAACGCCATCAAGTTCACCGAACTGGGCGAGGTCAGGGTGGCGATCACCTGCCTGCCCGCCGAGGCGCCCGATCATGAGATCATCTGCCTGACGGTTAGCGACAGCGGCATCGGTATCGCGCCCGACAAGATCGACAGTATCTTCCACAAGTTTGTCCAGGCCGACACCAGCATCAACCGCAAATATGGCGGCACGGGCTTAGGCCTCGCCATTACCCGCACCCTCGTCGAGATCATGGGGGGCAGCATCAAGGTCAGCAGTGCGCCGGGTGAGGGCTCGATCTTCGAGGTGCTGCTGCCCTTGCAGGTCGCCACCAGTGATCAGGTGGCGCGCAGCGAATATTCTCTGGCCGCGGTTCAGGAAGGTCGCGTCGAAAAGCACCTGCGTCCGCCGGTTCTGCTGGTCGAGGACTATGAACCCAATATCCTCGTCGCCACCACCTTCCTTGAGGATTTCGGCTACAATGTCGATATTGCGAACAACGGGCTTGAGGCTTTCGACGCGGTCCAGCGCACGCGCTACGTGGCGGTGCTGATGGATGTGCAGATGCACGGCATGAACGGTCTGGATGCCACGAAGCTGATCCGTGAATGGGAAGCGGCGGAAGACACGCCGCGCGTCCGCATCATCGGTATGACAGCGCACGCTCTGGCCGGCGACCGCGAACGCTGCCTGTCGGTGGGCATGGATGACTATGTCGCCAAGCCGTTCCGGCCCGAAGAACTGCGGCGCAAGATCGAAAACGCCGCCGGCAATCTAGAGGCTTAG
- the carB gene encoding carbamoyl-phosphate synthase large subunit, producing the protein MPKRTDIKSILIIGAGPIVIGQACEFDYSGVQACKALREEGYRIVLVNSNPATIMTDPDIADATYIEPITPEFVEKIIARERPDALLPTMGGQTALNTALALDGSGVLKKYNVEMIGAKAEVIDKAEDRQKFRNAMDKLGLELAKSAVAHTWEEAVAGLEAIGGLPAVIRPSFTLAGTGGGIAYNQEEFKEIVTNGLDLSPTTEVLIEELIVGWKEYEMEVVRDTADNCIIVCSIENVDPMGVHTGNSITVAPALTLTDKEYQVMRSASLAVLREIGVETGGSNVQFALNPKDGRMIVIEMNPRVSRSSALASKATGFPIAKIAAKLAVGYTLDELQNDITKTTPASFEPSIDYVVTKIPRFAFEKYPGSEPLLGTSMKSVGEVMAIGRTFAESMQKALRGLETGLSGFDEVEIKGVKTAENPDAIREAVIRELGRPTPDRIRVIAQAFRHGLSVEDINAACEYEPWFLRQIETIISEEAKIGALGLPTSAKAFRTLKAMGFSDVRLAKLTGKTEKEVRAARQELNVRPVFKRIDTCAAEFASSTAYMYSTYELGALGQVPECEAEPTDRPKAIILGGGPNRIGQGIEFDYCCCHAAFAFKDMGLEAIMVNCNPETVSTDYDTSDRLYFEPLTAEDVLELIHVEMSKGDLRGVVVQFGGQTPLKLAQALEDEGIPILGTSPDAIDLAEDRERFQHLLRDIDLKQPVNAIARTPEEAFKGAHEVGYPIVIRPSYVLGGRAMEIVRDDEQLTRYVREAVQVSGDSPVLIDQYLSAAIEVDADALADGSGNVFVAGIMEHIEEAGVHSGDSACSLPPFSLKPETVVELERQTVELARALKVRGLMNVQFAILHPYSDAPEIFVLEVNPRASRTVPFVAKTLGKPLAGIAAKIMAGETLASFNLKPRDYRHVAVKEAVFPFARFPNVDTVLGPEMRSTGEVMGLDWIRDGEEMIDAFSRAFAKSQLGSGVRLPASGKVFVSVKDMDKPVVLDSIRTLLDLGFKVVATGGTADYLKAKGLDVEPIKKVLEGRPNILDAIKNGEIDLVFNTTEGKQSLADSFSLRRATLMMKIPYYTTASGAVAATRAIKSGATELLDVRPIQEYA; encoded by the coding sequence ATGCCCAAACGCACAGACATTAAATCCATTCTCATTATCGGCGCAGGCCCTATTGTGATCGGTCAGGCCTGTGAGTTCGATTATTCCGGCGTTCAGGCCTGTAAGGCGCTGCGCGAGGAAGGCTACCGCATCGTGCTGGTCAATTCCAATCCGGCGACGATCATGACCGATCCCGATATCGCCGACGCCACCTATATCGAGCCGATCACCCCCGAATTCGTTGAGAAGATCATCGCCCGGGAGCGCCCGGATGCGCTGCTCCCGACCATGGGCGGCCAGACTGCGCTCAACACCGCCCTGGCGCTCGATGGCTCCGGCGTGCTCAAGAAATACAATGTCGAGATGATCGGCGCCAAGGCCGAGGTCATCGACAAGGCCGAAGACCGCCAGAAATTCCGTAACGCAATGGATAAGCTGGGGCTCGAATTGGCCAAGTCGGCCGTAGCTCACACCTGGGAAGAAGCCGTCGCGGGTCTGGAAGCCATCGGCGGTCTGCCGGCGGTCATCCGCCCCTCCTTCACCCTGGCCGGCACCGGCGGGGGCATTGCTTACAATCAGGAAGAGTTCAAGGAGATCGTCACCAACGGTCTCGACCTCAGCCCCACCACCGAAGTTCTGATCGAAGAATTGATCGTCGGCTGGAAGGAATACGAGATGGAGGTGGTGCGTGACACCGCCGATAACTGCATCATCGTCTGCTCGATCGAAAACGTCGATCCGATGGGCGTCCATACCGGCAACTCGATCACTGTGGCGCCGGCCCTGACCCTGACCGACAAGGAATATCAGGTCATGCGCTCGGCCAGCCTGGCCGTGCTGCGCGAGATCGGCGTCGAAACGGGCGGCTCGAACGTACAGTTCGCGCTCAACCCGAAAGACGGTCGCATGATCGTCATTGAAATGAACCCGCGCGTGTCGCGCTCTTCGGCGCTGGCCTCGAAAGCCACCGGCTTCCCGATCGCCAAGATCGCCGCCAAGCTGGCCGTCGGCTACACGCTCGACGAACTGCAAAACGACATCACCAAGACGACGCCGGCCTCCTTTGAACCGTCGATCGATTACGTCGTCACCAAGATCCCGCGCTTCGCCTTTGAAAAGTACCCCGGCTCTGAGCCGCTGCTCGGCACCTCGATGAAGTCGGTCGGTGAGGTCATGGCCATCGGCCGCACCTTCGCCGAATCGATGCAGAAGGCCCTGCGCGGTCTGGAAACCGGCCTGTCCGGCTTCGATGAGGTCGAGATCAAGGGCGTGAAGACCGCCGAGAACCCCGACGCCATCCGCGAAGCCGTGATCCGCGAACTGGGCCGCCCGACGCCAGACCGCATCCGCGTCATCGCCCAGGCCTTCCGCCATGGCCTGTCGGTCGAGGACATCAACGCCGCCTGCGAATACGAGCCGTGGTTCCTGCGCCAGATCGAAACCATTATCTCCGAAGAAGCCAAGATCGGCGCGCTTGGCCTGCCGACCTCTGCCAAGGCCTTCCGCACCCTGAAAGCCATGGGCTTCTCCGATGTGCGCCTCGCCAAACTGACCGGCAAGACCGAAAAAGAAGTCCGCGCCGCCCGTCAGGAACTGAACGTGCGTCCGGTGTTCAAGCGCATCGATACCTGCGCCGCCGAATTCGCCTCCTCGACCGCCTATATGTATTCGACCTATGAGTTGGGCGCGCTCGGTCAGGTGCCGGAATGTGAGGCCGAGCCGACCGATCGCCCCAAGGCCATCATCCTCGGCGGAGGCCCTAACAGAATTGGTCAAGGCATCGAGTTCGACTATTGCTGCTGTCACGCCGCCTTTGCCTTCAAGGACATGGGCCTTGAGGCCATCATGGTCAACTGTAACCCCGAAACCGTCTCGACCGACTACGACACCTCCGACCGCCTCTATTTCGAGCCGCTGACGGCCGAAGACGTGCTCGAACTGATCCACGTCGAGATGTCGAAGGGCGATCTGCGCGGCGTCGTCGTGCAGTTTGGCGGCCAGACCCCACTTAAGCTGGCGCAGGCACTCGAAGACGAGGGCATCCCCATCCTCGGCACTTCGCCGGACGCCATCGACCTGGCCGAAGACCGCGAGCGCTTCCAGCACCTGCTGCGCGATATCGACCTGAAACAGCCGGTCAACGCCATCGCCCGCACCCCGGAAGAGGCCTTCAAGGGCGCTCATGAGGTCGGCTACCCGATCGTTATCCGCCCCTCCTATGTGCTGGGTGGCCGCGCCATGGAAATCGTCCGCGACGACGAGCAACTGACGCGCTATGTGCGTGAAGCCGTGCAGGTGTCGGGCGACTCGCCGGTGCTGATCGATCAGTATCTGTCGGCCGCCATCGAGGTCGATGCCGACGCCCTGGCCGATGGTTCGGGCAATGTCTTCGTGGCCGGCATCATGGAACATATCGAAGAGGCCGGCGTCCACTCCGGCGACTCCGCCTGTTCGCTGCCGCCCTTCTCGCTGAAACCGGAAACCGTGGTCGAACTGGAGCGCCAGACGGTCGAGCTGGCCCGCGCGCTCAAGGTCCGCGGCCTGATGAACGTCCAGTTCGCCATCCTGCACCCCTATTCCGACGCGCCGGAAATCTTCGTGCTCGAAGTCAACCCGCGCGCCTCACGCACCGTGCCGTTCGTCGCCAAGACTCTGGGCAAGCCACTGGCCGGCATCGCCGCCAAGATTATGGCCGGCGAAACCCTGGCCTCGTTCAACCTGAAACCGCGCGACTATCGCCACGTCGCCGTGAAAGAGGCCGTCTTCCCGTTCGCCCGCTTCCCGAACGTCGATACGGTGCTTGGGCCTGAGATGCGCTCGACCGGCGAGGTCATGGGCCTCGACTGGATTCGTGACGGCGAAGAGATGATCGACGCCTTCTCGCGCGCCTTCGCCAAGAGCCAGCTTGGCTCCGGCGTGCGCCTGCCCGCTTCGGGCAAGGTCTTCGTCTCGGTGAAGGACATGGATAAGCCGGTGGTGCTGGACTCGATCCGCACCCTGCTCGATCTCGGCTTCAAGGTCGTCGCCACCGGCGGCACCGCCGATTACCTCAAGGCCAAGGGGCTCGACGTCGAGCCGATCAAGAAGGTGCTGGAAGGTCGTCCGAACATCCTCGACGCCATCAAGAACGGCGAAATCGATCTGGTGTTCAACACCACCGAGGGCAAACAGTCGCTGGCGGATTCGTTCTCGCTGCGCCGCGCCACCCTGATGATGAAGATCCCGTACTACACAACCGCTTCGGGCGCGGTGGCCGCCACGCGCGCCATCAAGTCCGGCGCCACCGAACTGCTCGATGTGCGTCCTATTCAAGAATATGCGTAG
- a CDS encoding sulfite exporter TauE/SafE family protein → MAGLAASLHINPLYSVSGLAVGILVGLTGVGGGSLMTPLLVLLFHVHPATAVGTDLLYAAITKGAGTVIHGFKSTINWMIVGLLALGSIPATIATLYAIHHFGKSDAMSSLITHVLGYALFVTAAMLLLRGVIQKLAEKRFEKAEVEHRPLHTGRRAILTILTGLVLGFLVSLSSVGAGALGVTALIMLYPQLPIVKIVGSDIAHAVPLTFLAGMGYFFIGNVDLNMLASLLIGSIPGIIIGSLFASKVPEKVLRGLLATVLTLVGFKLVTA, encoded by the coding sequence GTGGCTGGCCTTGCCGCTAGCCTGCATATCAATCCGCTCTATTCCGTATCCGGACTGGCCGTCGGCATTCTGGTCGGGCTGACCGGCGTTGGCGGCGGCTCACTGATGACGCCGCTGCTCGTCTTGCTGTTCCATGTCCATCCGGCCACCGCCGTCGGCACCGATCTGCTTTACGCCGCCATCACCAAGGGCGCCGGCACCGTTATCCACGGTTTCAAGAGCACGATCAACTGGATGATCGTCGGCCTTTTGGCGCTGGGCTCGATTCCGGCCACGATCGCCACGCTCTACGCCATTCACCATTTCGGCAAGTCGGATGCCATGTCGTCGCTGATCACCCACGTGCTCGGCTATGCCCTGTTCGTAACGGCCGCCATGCTGTTGCTGCGCGGCGTCATCCAGAAGCTGGCGGAAAAGCGTTTTGAAAAGGCCGAGGTCGAGCATCGTCCGCTCCATACCGGCCGCCGCGCCATCCTGACCATCCTGACCGGCCTGGTGCTGGGCTTTCTCGTTTCACTGTCATCGGTCGGGGCGGGCGCGCTCGGCGTCACGGCCCTGATCATGCTCTATCCGCAACTGCCCATCGTCAAGATCGTTGGCTCTGACATCGCCCACGCCGTGCCGCTGACCTTCCTGGCCGGCATGGGCTATTTTTTCATCGGCAATGTCGATCTTAACATGCTGGCGTCCCTGCTGATCGGCTCCATCCCCGGCATTATTATCGGGTCGCTGTTCGCCTCGAAAGTACCGGAAAAGGTGCTGCGCGGCCTGCTGGCCACCGTCCTGACCCTGGTCGGCTTCAAGCTGGTGACGGCTTAA
- the carA gene encoding glutamine-hydrolyzing carbamoyl-phosphate synthase small subunit: protein MTTELLEGCTGVLVLADGTVYQGLGCGATGEALGEVCFNTAMTGYQEILTDPSYMEQIVAFTFPHIGNVGVNSEDVEQLGNDPKRAAKGAIFRDAPTPPANWRSDMSFNDWLTSRGVVGISGIDTRSLTKKIREHGMPHGIIAHSPSGVFDLEALKAQAREWAGLGGLDLAPAATSAQSSTYTTDLWQWPEGYKDGTRHEFKVVVIDYGVKQNILRALIDTGADVTIVPATTSAEDILARKPDGVLLSNGPGDPAATGEYAVPVIQKLVASGAPVFGICLGHQMLALALGAKTIKMSQGHHGANHPVKDDTTGKVEIVSMNHGFAVDPASLPEGVVETHVSLFDGSNCGIAMTGKPVFSVQHHPEASPGPVDSLYLFERFAQYMRDAKVTA, encoded by the coding sequence ATGACAACTGAGCTTTTGGAAGGTTGCACGGGTGTATTGGTGCTGGCGGACGGCACGGTCTATCAGGGCCTCGGTTGCGGCGCCACGGGCGAAGCGCTCGGCGAAGTCTGCTTCAACACCGCCATGACCGGCTATCAGGAAATTCTCACCGATCCCTCCTATATGGAACAGATCGTCGCTTTCACCTTCCCCCACATCGGCAATGTCGGCGTCAATTCAGAAGATGTCGAGCAACTCGGTAATGACCCCAAGCGCGCCGCCAAGGGCGCCATCTTCCGCGATGCCCCCACCCCGCCGGCCAACTGGCGCTCGGATATGAGCTTCAATGACTGGCTGACATCGCGCGGCGTCGTCGGCATTTCCGGCATCGATACCCGCTCGCTGACCAAGAAGATCCGCGAACATGGCATGCCGCACGGCATCATCGCCCACAGCCCGTCCGGCGTTTTCGATCTTGAAGCCCTGAAGGCTCAGGCGCGCGAATGGGCCGGCCTCGGTGGTCTCGATCTCGCCCCCGCCGCCACCTCGGCACAATCCTCGACCTACACCACCGACCTGTGGCAATGGCCGGAAGGCTACAAGGATGGCACCAGGCACGAATTCAAGGTCGTGGTCATCGACTACGGCGTCAAGCAGAACATCCTGCGCGCCCTGATCGATACCGGCGCCGATGTCACCATCGTGCCGGCCACTACCTCGGCGGAAGACATCCTGGCCCGCAAGCCCGATGGCGTCCTGCTGTCGAACGGCCCCGGCGATCCTGCCGCGACCGGAGAGTACGCCGTGCCGGTGATCCAGAAACTGGTCGCTTCAGGCGCGCCGGTGTTCGGCATCTGCCTCGGCCACCAGATGCTGGCGCTCGCTCTTGGCGCGAAGACCATCAAGATGAGCCAGGGCCACCACGGCGCCAACCATCCGGTCAAGGACGACACCACCGGCAAGGTCGAGATCGTGTCGATGAACCATGGCTTCGCGGTTGACCCCGCCTCGCTGCCGGAAGGCGTGGTCGAGACCCACGTATCGCTGTTTGACGGTTCCAACTGCGGCATCGCCATGACCGGAAAGCCGGTATTCTCGGTTCAACACCACCCGGAAGCCTCGCCCGGCCCGGTCGATTCGCTCTATTTGTTCGAGCGCTTCGCCCAGTATATGCGCGACGCCAAGGTCACGGCGTAA